From the genome of Geminocystis herdmanii PCC 6308, one region includes:
- the uvrA gene encoding excinuclease ABC subunit UvrA, translating into MIRIRGARQHNLKNIDLDLPRNKLIVFTGVSGSGKSSLAFDTIFAEGQRRYVESLSAYARQFLGQLDKPDVDSIEGLSPAISIDQKSTSHNPRSTVGTVTEIYDYLRLLYGRAGNPHCPICDHSITPQTIDEMIDRILSLPEKTKIHLLAPVVRGKKGNHHQLLSSLRSQGFVRVKINEEIRELADNIELKPQQHHNISVLVDRLIVKPNLQERLADSLSTCLKIADGIAIVEIIEENDPPQSPLKKGEGKASSSLSQERGVDSSLSKQNPSLSPLSKGGRGDLVFSEKFACPTHGAVMEELSPRLFSFNSPYGACESCHGLGSLRQFSPHLIIPDPTAKVINAIAPWAEKDNPYYLSLLEYVSKEYKFKLTDSWESLTPQQQHIILYGDKEIQNIQYGYYRGVIPMLDKTYQESNSDVIKQKLEQYLEYQVCEVCHGKRLKPEALSVKLGQYSIYDLTSISIGECVNRIQNIQLTPKQAQIGELALREINDRLQFLMNVGLDYLTLDRTAMTLSGGEAQRIRLATQIGSGLTGVLYVLDEPSIGLHQRDNDRLLETLKKLRELDNTLIIVEHDEDTIKFADHIVDIGVKAGVHGGEIVCQGDLQTLLNNEKSLTGAYLSGRLKIEIPENRREGNGKFLTLKNCHRNNLKNIDVEIPLGKFVCVTGVSGSGKSTLINELLYPSLQHHLSRNVPFPKDLDALEGIEAVDKVIVIDQSPIGRTPRSNPATYTGVFDVIRELFTETIEAKARGYKAGRFSFNVKGGRCEACSGQGVNVISMNFLPDVYVQCDICKGARYNRETLQVKYKGYSIADVLNMTVEEALQVFENIPRAVNRLQTLLDVGLTYIKLGQSAPTLSGGEAQRVKLATELSRRATGKTIYLIDEPTTGLSFYDVHHLLNVLQKLADKGNSIVVIEHNLDVIKCADWIIDLGLEGGDKGGELVAVGTPEKIAKSKKSYLAKYLTKLL; encoded by the coding sequence ATGATTCGTATTCGTGGCGCTAGGCAACATAATTTAAAAAATATCGATTTAGACTTACCTCGTAATAAGTTAATTGTCTTTACGGGAGTTTCGGGTAGTGGTAAATCCTCCCTCGCCTTTGATACTATTTTCGCTGAAGGGCAAAGGCGTTATGTTGAATCATTAAGTGCTTACGCACGACAGTTTTTGGGACAATTAGATAAGCCTGATGTTGATAGTATAGAGGGTTTATCCCCTGCTATTTCGATCGATCAAAAGTCCACTTCCCATAATCCTCGATCGACGGTAGGTACTGTTACAGAAATTTACGATTATTTACGATTACTCTATGGTAGAGCAGGAAATCCCCATTGTCCCATCTGTGATCATTCTATCACCCCTCAGACCATCGATGAGATGATCGATCGAATTTTATCCTTACCCGAAAAAACCAAGATACATTTATTAGCGCCCGTTGTTAGAGGTAAAAAAGGCAATCATCATCAACTATTATCTAGTTTACGCTCTCAAGGCTTCGTCAGAGTCAAAATTAACGAGGAAATTCGAGAGTTAGCCGACAATATCGAACTTAAACCCCAACAACATCATAATATCAGTGTTTTGGTCGATCGACTCATCGTTAAACCAAATCTTCAAGAAAGGTTAGCTGACTCCCTCTCTACTTGTCTCAAAATTGCTGATGGTATCGCTATTGTAGAAATTATAGAGGAAAATGATCCCCCTCAGTCCCCCTTAAAAAAGGGGGAAGGAAAAGCCTCATCCTCTTTATCACAGGAGAGGGGAGTCGATTCTTCTCTTAGTAAGCAAAACCCCTCTTTATCCCCCCTTAGTAAGGGGGGTAGGGGGGATCTCGTATTCTCTGAGAAGTTTGCTTGTCCTACTCATGGGGCGGTGATGGAAGAATTATCCCCCCGTCTTTTTTCCTTTAACTCTCCCTATGGCGCTTGTGAGTCTTGTCACGGGTTGGGTAGTTTAAGGCAGTTTTCTCCCCATTTAATCATACCTGATCCCACAGCCAAAGTAATTAATGCCATCGCACCTTGGGCAGAAAAAGATAACCCCTATTATCTCTCTCTCCTTGAATACGTCAGCAAGGAGTATAAATTTAAACTTACTGATTCTTGGGAAAGTCTTACCCCTCAACAACAGCATATTATCCTTTACGGTGACAAGGAAATTCAAAATATCCAATACGGTTATTATCGTGGGGTTATTCCCATGTTAGATAAAACCTATCAAGAAAGCAATTCTGATGTTATCAAGCAAAAATTAGAGCAATATTTAGAGTATCAAGTCTGTGAAGTTTGTCACGGTAAACGTCTGAAACCCGAAGCCTTATCCGTCAAGTTGGGGCAGTATTCTATCTATGATTTAACTAGCATCTCTATCGGTGAATGTGTTAACCGCATTCAGAATATTCAATTAACTCCTAAACAAGCCCAAATCGGCGAATTGGCTTTACGAGAAATCAACGATCGATTACAATTCCTCATGAATGTAGGCTTAGACTATCTTACCCTCGATCGAACCGCTATGACACTATCGGGAGGAGAAGCCCAAAGAATTAGATTAGCTACTCAAATTGGCTCAGGTTTAACAGGGGTGTTGTATGTTTTAGATGAGCCTAGTATTGGTTTACATCAACGAGATAACGATCGACTTTTAGAAACCTTAAAAAAATTACGAGAACTCGACAATACTTTAATTATTGTAGAACATGATGAGGATACGATCAAGTTTGCTGATCATATTGTGGATATAGGCGTAAAAGCAGGGGTACACGGTGGCGAAATTGTTTGTCAGGGTGACTTGCAAACTCTCCTCAACAATGAAAAATCTTTAACAGGCGCTTATCTATCAGGGCGACTCAAAATCGAGATACCAGAAAACAGAAGGGAAGGCAACGGCAAATTTTTAACCCTCAAAAATTGTCACCGCAACAACCTAAAAAATATCGATGTCGAGATACCTCTAGGCAAGTTTGTCTGTGTCACGGGGGTATCTGGTAGCGGTAAATCCACCCTCATTAACGAGTTATTATATCCTTCCCTTCAACATCATCTTAGCCGTAATGTACCCTTCCCCAAAGATTTAGACGCATTGGAAGGCATAGAAGCGGTAGATAAAGTCATTGTAATTGATCAATCCCCCATCGGGCGCACTCCTCGATCGAATCCTGCCACTTATACAGGCGTTTTTGACGTGATTCGGGAGTTATTCACAGAAACCATCGAAGCCAAAGCCAGAGGCTATAAAGCCGGTAGATTCTCTTTTAACGTCAAGGGGGGAAGATGTGAAGCCTGTAGCGGTCAAGGTGTCAATGTGATTTCCATGAATTTCTTACCTGATGTCTATGTACAATGTGACATCTGCAAGGGTGCAAGGTATAACCGTGAAACTCTCCAAGTTAAGTATAAGGGATATTCGATCGCCGATGTCCTCAATATGACGGTAGAGGAAGCCTTACAAGTTTTTGAAAATATCCCTCGTGCGGTGAATCGCCTCCAAACCCTTCTCGATGTTGGCTTAACCTACATTAAATTAGGGCAGTCTGCGCCCACTTTATCAGGGGGAGAAGCGCAACGGGTGAAACTGGCTACGGAATTGTCTCGCCGTGCCACAGGGAAAACCATATACTTAATTGATGAACCAACTACAGGATTATCTTTTTATGACGTGCATCACTTATTAAATGTTTTGCAAAAATTGGCAGATAAAGGCAATTCGATCGTGGTTATCGAGCATAATTTAGATGTGATAAAATGTGCCGATTGGATTATCGATTTAGGCTTAGAAGGAGGCGACAAAGGAGGAGAATTAGTGGCAGTTGGCACACCAGAAAAAATTGCTAAATCGAAAAAATCTTACCTCGCAAAATACCTTACAAAACTATTATAA
- the pgeF gene encoding peptidoglycan editing factor PgeF: MNNNDSSLWQWQETDNGNYLTCQLLKDWQHGFFSSHFQGKLPEMLVKHLNPSASIYRLKQIHSDILLSTDKVDFLKQDADLVEGDGIITQKPLQSVWAASADCTPVLIADRATGKVTAIHSGWRGTASKIVPKAIDLLKSQGSKEENLLFALGPAIHGKVYQVDKPVAIKVLKTIINEDLEDNLIIEKGYQLNHQPILPDEEENKVKLNVTQVINLQIQQQNIPVDNISIAPYCTYQTPEFFFSYRRTKQKNVQWSGIVSL, from the coding sequence ATGAATAACAATGATTCTTCACTATGGCAGTGGCAAGAGACAGACAACGGTAACTATCTCACTTGTCAACTATTAAAAGATTGGCAACACGGTTTTTTTTCCAGTCATTTTCAAGGGAAACTTCCCGAAATGTTAGTAAAGCATCTCAATCCTAGCGCTTCTATCTATCGTCTTAAACAAATTCATAGTGATATATTGCTTTCCACCGATAAAGTTGACTTCTTAAAACAAGACGCTGATTTAGTAGAAGGAGATGGCATCATTACCCAAAAACCTTTACAGTCGGTATGGGCGGCTAGTGCAGATTGTACACCAGTACTAATAGCCGATCGAGCTACAGGAAAAGTTACTGCTATCCATTCAGGTTGGAGAGGTACAGCTAGTAAAATTGTACCAAAAGCTATTGATTTATTAAAATCTCAAGGTAGTAAAGAAGAAAACCTCTTATTTGCTCTCGGTCCTGCTATTCATGGTAAAGTATATCAAGTTGATAAACCCGTAGCCATCAAAGTATTAAAAACTATTATTAATGAAGATTTAGAAGATAATTTAATCATCGAAAAAGGTTATCAATTAAATCATCAACCTATCCTCCCCGATGAAGAAGAAAACAAAGTAAAATTAAACGTAACCCAAGTAATTAATTTGCAAATTCAACAGCAAAATATTCCTGTTGACAACATTTCGATCGCACCTTATTGTACTTATCAAACCCCTGAATTTTTCTTCTCTTATCGCCGTACAAAACAAAAAAATGTACAATGGTCTGGTATAGTTTCTTTATGA
- a CDS encoding 2Fe-2S iron-sulfur cluster-binding protein, giving the protein MPKIIVQGKIIECEKGANLRQVLLKNNIDLYNGKAKYINCLGIGTCGTCAVEIEGEINPPNWKDKTRLSLPPHKLERNLRLACQTEVLGDITVSKYDKFWGQGGTKIW; this is encoded by the coding sequence ATGCCTAAAATAATTGTTCAAGGAAAGATAATTGAGTGTGAAAAAGGAGCAAACTTACGTCAAGTTTTACTCAAAAATAACATCGATTTATACAATGGAAAAGCTAAATATATTAACTGTTTAGGCATTGGTACTTGTGGCACTTGTGCTGTGGAAATTGAAGGAGAAATTAATCCCCCTAATTGGAAAGATAAAACCCGTCTTAGTCTTCCTCCCCATAAGTTAGAGCGAAATTTAAGATTAGCTTGTCAAACGGAAGTTTTAGGGGATATAACTGTGTCTAAATATGACAAATTTTGGGGGCAAGGAGGGACAAAAATTTGGTAG
- a CDS encoding GuaB3 family IMP dehydrogenase-related protein, with amino-acid sequence MSIIIGRGKQARRAYGIDEIALVPGNRTLDPVLADTHVTIGGIEREIPILASAMDGVVDVKMAVLLSQLGSLGVLNLEGIQTRYEDPNPILDRIASVGKSEFVGLMQELYSVPVKPELIKQRITDIKQQGGIAAVSLTPAGASQYGKVVAEAGADLVFIQATVVSTAHLSPDTITPLDLASFCEQMPMPVILGNCVTYDVTLQLLKAGAAGILVGIGPGAACTSRGVLGVGIPQATAVADCAAARDDFEKETGKYIPIIADGGIITGGDICKCIACGADAVMIGSPIARSAEAPGRGFHWGMATPSPVLPRGTRINVGTTGSIEEILRGPAKLDDGTHNLLGALKTSMGTLGAKNIKEMQEVEVVIAPSLLTEGKVYQKAQQLGMGK; translated from the coding sequence GTGAGTATTATAATTGGTCGTGGTAAACAAGCGCGTAGAGCTTATGGTATAGATGAAATCGCCTTAGTACCGGGTAATAGAACATTAGACCCAGTTTTAGCGGATACCCATGTTACGATTGGAGGAATCGAACGAGAAATTCCTATTCTTGCTAGTGCTATGGATGGTGTTGTAGATGTTAAAATGGCGGTACTTTTGTCTCAATTAGGCTCATTAGGAGTATTAAACCTTGAGGGTATCCAAACTCGTTATGAAGACCCCAATCCTATTCTCGATCGCATTGCCTCCGTTGGCAAGTCAGAATTTGTCGGTTTAATGCAGGAATTATACAGCGTACCTGTTAAACCAGAATTAATTAAACAAAGAATTACAGACATCAAACAACAAGGCGGTATCGCTGCGGTAAGTTTAACTCCTGCTGGTGCTAGTCAATACGGTAAAGTAGTCGCAGAAGCGGGGGCAGATTTAGTCTTTATTCAAGCTACCGTTGTTTCCACAGCTCACTTATCTCCTGACACCATAACCCCCTTAGACTTAGCTAGTTTCTGTGAGCAAATGCCCATGCCCGTTATTTTGGGTAACTGCGTTACTTATGATGTAACTTTACAATTACTTAAAGCTGGAGCAGCTGGTATTTTAGTCGGTATTGGTCCGGGTGCGGCTTGTACTTCTAGGGGAGTTTTAGGGGTAGGTATTCCCCAAGCCACTGCTGTTGCCGATTGTGCTGCCGCTAGGGATGATTTTGAGAAGGAAACAGGCAAATATATTCCCATTATTGCCGATGGTGGTATCATCACTGGAGGAGATATTTGTAAATGTATCGCCTGTGGTGCTGATGCTGTTATGATTGGCTCACCCATTGCCCGTAGTGCCGAAGCACCGGGTAGAGGTTTTCATTGGGGTATGGCAACTCCTAGCCCTGTTTTACCTCGTGGTACTAGAATTAATGTTGGTACTACTGGCTCGATCGAAGAAATTTTACGAGGCCCTGCTAAACTCGATGATGGTACTCATAATCTACTAGGTGCTTTAAAAACCAGTATGGGTACATTAGGAGCAAAAAATATCAAAGAAATGCAGGAAGTCGAAGTTGTAATTGCACCATCTTTATTAACAGAGGGTAAAGTTTATCAAAAAGCCCAACAATTAGGGATGGGCAAATAG
- a CDS encoding ATP-dependent Clp protease proteolytic subunit: MNSPIQAVSAPYRGDAYYRTPPPDLPSLLLKERIVYLGLPLVSPDEYKDQLGVDVTELIIAQLLFLQFDDPEKPIYLYINSTGTSWYGGDSIGFETEAFAICDTISYIKPPVHTICLGQAMGTAAMILASGTKGCRSSLPHATIILHQARQGAQGQATDISIRAREVIVNKRVMLKMFADKTGQPVEKIEKDTDRMLYMNPYQAKEYGLIDRVLESSKDLPVPLAAVS, translated from the coding sequence ATGAATTCACCAATTCAAGCTGTAAGCGCTCCCTATCGAGGCGATGCTTATTATCGCACTCCACCGCCAGATTTACCTTCTTTACTTTTAAAAGAAAGAATTGTTTATTTAGGATTGCCTTTAGTCTCCCCTGACGAGTATAAAGATCAATTAGGGGTGGATGTAACAGAGTTAATTATTGCACAACTGTTGTTTTTACAATTCGATGATCCTGAAAAACCGATTTATCTGTATATTAACTCTACGGGTACATCATGGTATGGCGGTGATTCCATCGGATTTGAAACGGAAGCCTTCGCTATTTGTGACACTATTAGTTATATTAAACCTCCTGTCCATACTATCTGTTTAGGTCAAGCTATGGGTACGGCGGCGATGATTTTAGCTTCTGGCACGAAGGGATGTCGATCGAGCTTACCCCATGCTACCATCATTTTGCATCAAGCTAGACAAGGAGCGCAAGGACAAGCCACCGATATTTCCATTCGGGCGCGGGAAGTTATCGTTAATAAACGAGTCATGCTAAAAATGTTTGCTGATAAAACAGGGCAACCTGTAGAGAAAATCGAAAAAGATACCGATAGAATGCTCTATATGAATCCTTACCAAGCGAAGGAATACGGGTTGATCGATCGAGTACTCGAAAGCTCAAAAGACTTACCTGTACCTTTAGCCGCTGTCAGCTAA
- a CDS encoding ATP-dependent Clp protease proteolytic subunit, producing MPIGVPRVPYQAPGQPYSDWVNIYDRLYRERIIFLGRGVNDSLANQIIAVMLYLDSEDNNKPIYLYINSPGGSVTAGLAIYDTMQHIKSEVVTICVGLAASMGAFLLTAGTKGKRLALPHSRIMIHQPLGGVQGRRQATDIEIEAKEILRIRDELNGMMAHHTGQSIEKIAKDTDRDYFMSAQEALEYGLIDKVIEDRV from the coding sequence ATGCCTATTGGAGTACCTAGAGTTCCATATCAAGCACCCGGACAACCCTATAGCGACTGGGTAAATATATACGATCGACTTTATCGAGAAAGAATTATCTTTTTAGGTAGAGGAGTTAATGACAGTTTAGCTAACCAAATTATTGCGGTGATGCTTTATCTCGATTCCGAAGACAATAATAAACCCATTTACCTGTATATCAACTCCCCCGGAGGCTCTGTCACCGCAGGATTGGCAATTTATGACACCATGCAACATATTAAATCGGAAGTGGTGACTATTTGTGTCGGTTTAGCCGCTTCTATGGGGGCATTTTTACTAACCGCAGGTACTAAAGGAAAAAGATTAGCTTTACCCCATTCTCGTATCATGATACACCAACCCCTAGGCGGTGTACAAGGTAGAAGACAAGCTACGGATATTGAAATTGAGGCGAAAGAAATTCTCCGTATTCGTGATGAATTAAATGGCATGATGGCTCATCATACAGGACAATCGATCGAAAAAATTGCCAAAGATACCGATCGAGATTACTTTATGTCGGCTCAAGAAGCTCTTGAATACGGCTTAATTGATAAAGTCATCGAAGATAGAGTGTAA
- a CDS encoding phycobilisome linker polypeptide has translation MRNSRAVKTFANNPAVEERRFLFEVTGIADQGENSVNYPIRQSGNTFIAVPYARMNYEMNRINRLGGKIISISPIGVVAPLVGTSASA, from the coding sequence ATGAGAAATTCAAGAGCTGTAAAAACTTTTGCGAATAATCCTGCCGTTGAAGAACGCCGTTTTTTGTTTGAAGTTACTGGTATTGCTGATCAAGGAGAGAATAGTGTAAACTACCCTATTCGTCAAAGTGGTAATACTTTTATTGCCGTGCCTTATGCTCGGATGAATTACGAAATGAATCGCATTAACCGTTTAGGTGGCAAGATTATTAGTATTTCTCCTATTGGTGTGGTTGCACCCTTAGTTGGTACTTCAGCAAGTGCGTAA
- the petH gene encoding ferredoxin--NADP reductase — protein MKKINTVKTFANNSNTEERRFLFEVVGISQQESNNLDYPIRLSGSSFIAVPYSRMNQEMNRINRLGGKIIKITPMGINTPIPDNSLSYSSDFTTNPEPMTQAKPKEHKKVPVNIYRPNSPFVGKCLENYELVAEGGSGTVRHLTFDLSGGDLHYLEGQSIGIIPPGTDDKGKPNKLRLYSIASTRHGDRLDGTTVSLCVRQLEYQNEAGETVKGVCSTYLCNLEEGADISITGPVGKEMLLPDDENATIIMLATGTGIAPFRAFLWRMFKEREKNPDYQFKGLAWLIFGIPYSQNILYKEDLEKMAAEYPDNFRLTYAISREQSTADGGKVYVQSRVSEYADEMFELIQKPNTHVYMCGLKGMEPPISETFTAEAEKRGLKWDEMRKQMKKEERWHVEVY, from the coding sequence ATGAAAAAAATTAATACAGTTAAAACCTTTGCCAACAATTCCAATACAGAAGAACGTAGGTTTCTTTTTGAGGTTGTTGGTATTTCTCAGCAAGAAAGCAATAATTTAGACTATCCCATTCGCTTGAGTGGCAGTAGTTTTATTGCTGTGCCTTACTCTCGAATGAATCAGGAAATGAATCGCATTAACCGTCTAGGGGGTAAAATTATTAAAATTACTCCTATGGGCATTAATACTCCGATTCCTGATAATAGTCTAAGTTATAGTTCCGATTTTACTACAAATCCTGAACCTATGACTCAAGCAAAACCAAAAGAGCATAAAAAAGTACCTGTTAATATTTATCGCCCTAATAGCCCTTTTGTGGGTAAATGTTTAGAAAACTATGAATTAGTCGCCGAAGGCGGTAGCGGTACTGTACGTCATCTCACTTTCGATCTTTCTGGTGGTGATTTACATTATTTAGAAGGGCAAAGTATTGGTATTATACCTCCGGGTACTGATGATAAAGGTAAGCCTAACAAGTTACGTTTATATTCGATCGCATCTACCCGTCATGGCGATCGATTAGATGGTACAACAGTTTCATTATGTGTACGTCAATTAGAGTATCAAAATGAAGCAGGGGAAACCGTAAAAGGTGTTTGCTCTACCTATCTTTGTAACTTGGAGGAGGGAGCCGATATATCAATTACGGGTCCTGTGGGTAAAGAAATGTTGTTACCTGATGATGAAAATGCAACCATCATTATGTTAGCAACAGGTACAGGTATCGCTCCTTTCCGTGCCTTTTTATGGCGTATGTTTAAAGAAAGAGAGAAAAACCCTGATTATCAATTCAAAGGTTTAGCGTGGTTAATCTTTGGTATTCCTTACAGCCAAAATATTCTCTATAAAGAGGATTTAGAAAAAATGGCGGCGGAATATCCTGATAACTTCCGTTTAACCTACGCCATTAGTCGTGAACAAAGTACTGCCGATGGTGGTAAAGTTTATGTACAAAGTCGTGTAAGTGAATATGCTGATGAAATGTTCGAGTTAATCCAAAAACCTAATACCCATGTATATATGTGTGGTTTAAAAGGTATGGAGCCTCCTATTTCTGAAACCTTTACAGCAGAAGCTGAAAAAAGAGGTTTAAAATGGGATGAAATGCGTAAACAAATGAAAAAAGAAGAACGTTGGCACGTTGAAGTGTATTAA
- a CDS encoding DUF3727 domain-containing protein, which translates to MSSSQFSSESGQYDDTEIVTIYDEEERSLSCYVENEIEYDGKAYVLLMPIDLAIVILTEEINDDEDEEYGETVMVEDSDEIEAIFDDAKAVLGELNLYLKRTGFILTASGELPPLEENNIISLEIEEHASEIEPEELQFLASFYSFEQKYNICTPLTPILFVGERRSLGKIEVFQAEEEELGFILEELLFDEDYDDN; encoded by the coding sequence ATGTCTTCTTCTCAATTTTCTTCAGAAAGTGGGCAATATGATGATACCGAAATTGTCACTATCTATGATGAAGAAGAGCGATCGCTCTCTTGTTATGTAGAAAACGAAATCGAGTATGATGGTAAAGCCTATGTTTTATTAATGCCGATCGACTTAGCTATTGTTATCCTAACAGAAGAAATCAACGATGATGAAGATGAAGAATATGGCGAAACCGTCATGGTAGAGGATAGTGACGAAATTGAAGCTATTTTCGATGATGCTAAAGCGGTATTAGGGGAGTTAAATCTTTATCTCAAACGCACTGGTTTTATTTTGACTGCCAGTGGAGAGTTACCTCCTTTAGAAGAAAATAATATTATAAGTTTGGAGATAGAAGAACACGCTTCGGAAATTGAGCCTGAAGAATTACAGTTTTTGGCTAGTTTTTATAGTTTTGAACAAAAATACAATATTTGCACCCCGTTAACTCCGATTTTATTTGTAGGTGAAAGAAGAAGTCTGGGTAAAATCGAGGTATTTCAAGCGGAGGAGGAGGAGTTAGGTTTTATCCTCGAAGAGTTGTTGTTTGATGAAGACTACGACGACAATTAG